A DNA window from Pithys albifrons albifrons isolate INPA30051 chromosome 7, PitAlb_v1, whole genome shotgun sequence contains the following coding sequences:
- the LOC139674226 gene encoding olfactory receptor 14J1-like yields the protein MCYDRYVAICKPLHYGTLLGSRACAHMAAAAWASGFLNALLHTVNTFSLPLCHGNALSQFFCEIPQILKLSCSHSYLREIGLIMVSAFPFVGCFIFIIFSYVQIFRAVLRIPSEQGRHKAFSTCLPHLAVVSLFVSTGIFVYLKPPSVSSPSLDLGLSVLYSVVPPALNPLIYSLRNQEFKVYLCMVDPSSSCAQSPTCSAAYTSLTSGRHLDT from the exons atgtgctacgaccgctacgttgccatctgcaaacccctgcactacgggaccctcctgggcagcagagcttgtgcccacatggcagcagctgcctgggccagtggctttctcaatgctctgctgcacacagtcaatacattttccctgcccctgtgccatggcaatgccctgagccagttcttttgtgaaatcccacagatcctcaagctctcctgctcacactcctacctcagggaaattgggctCATCATGGTTAGTGCTTTTCCATTtgtgggatgtttcattttcattattttctcgtatgtgcagatcttcagggctgtgctgaggatcccctctgagcagggacggcacaaagccttttccacgtgcctccctcacctggccgtggtctccctgtttgtcagcactggcaTATTTGtctacctgaagcctccctctgtctcttccccatctctggatcTGGgcctgtcagttctgtactcggtggttCCTCCAGCCCtcaaccccctcatctacagcctgaggaaccaggagttTAAG GTGTACCTGTGCATGGTGGAtccctccagcagctgtgctcagtcacccacctgctcagcagcttacaccagtctcaccagtggCAGACATTTGGACACATGA
- the LOC139673873 gene encoding olfactory receptor 6F1-like, with amino-acid sequence MFLSQQDGLKFSLGPENETAVTEFILEGFPGLDQRLQLFLSLVLLLMYLTTVLGNATIIFLVCVDHHLQTPMYFFISNFAFLEIWFTSSTSIKLFAILSSDQKTISLSSCFAQSYFYFALGCTEFILLVVMSCDRCVAICQPLHYAALMEPQLCLCLVVAAWAIGFSLQSYRLLFLPELSFCGSNRIPHFLCDNTLWFKLSCSDTSLLWKIDSVFSSCVLMGSLCFTLAFYTCILFCILHLPAASERKKAFATCSSHLITLSIAYGSCIALYMCPSEDASLKTNKIVTLLNTVLYPFLNPFIYSLRNRAVTLALNKFLARTVIKLFP; translated from the coding sequence ATGTTCCTGTCTCAGCAGGATGGATTGAAATTCAGCCTGGGcccagaaaatgaaacagcagttACTGAGTTCATCCTAGAGGGTTTCCCAGGGCTTGATCAAAGACTGcagctgtttctctctctgGTCCTTCTGCTCATGTACCTGACAACGGTGCTGGGGAATGCAACCATCATTTTCCTTGTGTGTGTGGATCATCACCTGCAAACCCCCATGTACTTTTTCATCAGCAACTTCGCCTTCCTGGAAATCTGGTTTACATCCTCCACAAGCATCAAATTGTTTGCAATCCTGAGTTCTGATCAGAAAACCATCTCACTGAGCAGCTGCTTTGCCCAATCCTATTTCTACTTTGCCCTGGGCTGCACAGAGTTCATCCTGCTTGTGGTCATGTCCTGTGACCGCTGTGTTGCCATCTGCCAACCCCTGCACTACGCTGCCCTCATGgagcctcagctctgcctctgcctggtcGTTGCTGCCTGGGCCATCGGCTTCAGCCTCCAGAGCTACCGCCTGCTCTTCCTCCCTGAGCTGTCTTTCTGTGGCTCCAACAGGATCCCCCACTTTCTTTGTGACAACACCCTCTGGTTCAAACTGTCCTGCTCTGACACCAGCCTGCTTTGGAAAATAGACTCTGTTTTCTCATCGTGTGTCCTGATGGGTTCCTTGTGCTTCACTCTGGCATTTTACACGTGCATCCTTTTCTGTATTCTGCATCTTCCAGCAGCCTCTGAGAGGAAGAAAGCTTTTGCTACCTGTTCTTCCCATCTCATCACCTTATCCATTGCCTATGGGAGCTGTATTGCTCTCTACATGTGTCCTTCAGAAGATGCTTCCTTGAAGACCAACAAAATTGTGACTTTGCTGAACACAGTCCTGTACCCATTCTTAAATCCATTCATATACAGCCTGAGGAACAGGGCTGTGACACTGGCACTGAACAAATTTCTTGCCAGGACAGTAATAAAGCTTTTCCCCTAA